The proteins below come from a single Gordonia pseudamarae genomic window:
- a CDS encoding phytoene/squalene synthase family protein, translating to MIVPRPSAQAARGYHRAADLIARHGRTYHLAASLLPHENRFAAYALYGFARYVDDIVDVSGGHVPDDVRLAELDRIAMLLDSVIGTGGEPLSDGPDPDDPLSEILAALADTVRRFDIPVRTFDAFLRSMRMDAPGSEVFCNRYRTLAELAGYTDGSAAIIGEQMLPILGVTAPDARVRASARALGDAFQLTNFLRDVAEDLDRDRIYLPLDELAAFGVDEAHLRCCRAAGSTSAPLRRALAHLIAVNRDIYRKAEFGIAALPRRTRPAIAVAAATYAEILCEIERSGYAVMSTRAVVSTPRKLTVATAALLTTTTDE from the coding sequence ATGATCGTCCCGCGTCCGTCGGCGCAGGCGGCGCGCGGATATCACCGCGCGGCCGACCTGATCGCCCGGCACGGCCGCACCTACCACCTGGCGGCGTCACTGTTGCCGCACGAGAACAGGTTCGCGGCATACGCGCTGTATGGCTTCGCCCGTTACGTCGACGACATCGTCGACGTGTCCGGCGGCCATGTCCCCGACGATGTCCGGCTCGCCGAGCTCGACAGGATCGCGATGCTGCTCGATTCGGTGATCGGCACTGGTGGCGAGCCGTTGTCGGACGGTCCGGATCCGGATGATCCGCTGTCGGAGATCCTGGCCGCGCTGGCAGACACGGTTCGGCGGTTCGACATCCCGGTGCGGACTTTCGACGCCTTTCTGCGGTCGATGCGAATGGACGCACCAGGGTCCGAGGTGTTTTGCAATCGCTATCGCACTCTGGCCGAGCTGGCCGGATATACCGACGGTTCGGCAGCGATCATCGGTGAGCAGATGCTGCCGATCCTCGGGGTCACCGCCCCGGATGCCCGGGTGCGGGCGTCGGCACGAGCACTGGGTGACGCCTTCCAGCTGACCAACTTTCTGCGTGATGTGGCCGAGGACCTCGACCGTGACCGCATCTATCTGCCGCTCGACGAGTTGGCGGCGTTCGGTGTCGACGAGGCGCATCTGCGGTGCTGCCGGGCCGCCGGCTCCACGTCGGCGCCGCTGCGCCGGGCACTGGCGCATCTGATCGCCGTCAACCGGGACATCTATCGGAAGGCGGAGTTCGGGATCGCCGCGCTCCCCCGCCGAACCCGGCCGGCGATCGCCGTCGCGGCCGCCACCTATGCCGAGATCCTGTGCGAGATCGAACGTTCCGGCTACGCCGTGATGTCCACCCGCGCCGTCGTGTCCACCCCCCGCAAACTCACCGTAGCCACAGCCGCCCTGCTGACCACCACGACTGACGAGTGA
- a CDS encoding Rv2175c family DNA-binding protein, with protein sequence MASLPLSPGTTLPDGTDTLTVDQVAGHLGVSANRVRTLIRDHNLFAVSASGQPAIPALFFDDDGIAKHYTGLVDVLLDGGFTRDEALRWMFTTLDDLGIHPAEAIHTHSAREVIRRAQALAL encoded by the coding sequence GTGGCATCACTACCGCTGTCCCCGGGCACCACCCTGCCCGACGGAACCGACACCCTCACCGTCGACCAGGTCGCCGGACACCTCGGAGTCTCCGCCAACCGGGTACGTACACTCATCCGCGACCACAACCTCTTCGCCGTCTCCGCATCCGGCCAACCCGCGATCCCCGCACTCTTCTTCGACGACGACGGCATCGCCAAGCACTACACCGGCCTCGTCGACGTCCTCCTCGACGGCGGATTCACCCGCGACGAAGCACTCCGCTGGATGTTCACCACGCTCGACGACCTCGGCATCCACCCCGCCGAAGCCATCCACACCCACTCAGCCCGCGAAGTGATACGGCGCGCCCAAGCCCTGGCGCTGTAA
- a CDS encoding protein kinase domain-containing protein yields the protein MTASADPLIGTALEGRYRIDALIARGGMSAVYLGMDLRLARAVAIKVMDARYGMDSLFLRRFEFEARAVAGLRHPGLVAVYDQSVDDGIAFLVMELVEGGSLRELLRERGPMPPHAVVAVADPVLGALGTAHRAGLVHRDVKPENVLISDDGEVKVADFGLVRAVAEAGVTSASVILGTAAYLSPEQVESTTADARSDVYSTGVLLFEMLTGRTPFRGDTPLSLAYQRLSYDVPAPGDVIAGVPEELDEVVLRATERNPALRYPDGFAMQEAIVRAADELGLPAFTVPAPRRSAERMMVARNRAVQTQPHVPSGLADRSGGAGVRRPVGPPAPVALSMPADPVGAPGGPDADRRGSAVVSGEGQDMSGSAVWEPDVSGSADADVVADVELPTFKAAASTLTTVMWLLTVVLVALAVGGLGWWVGGGLFH from the coding sequence GTGACCGCTTCCGCTGATCCACTTATCGGCACGGCCCTGGAGGGCCGGTACCGGATTGACGCGTTGATTGCCCGGGGTGGCATGTCGGCGGTGTATCTGGGTATGGATCTGCGGTTGGCTCGTGCGGTCGCGATCAAGGTGATGGATGCCCGCTATGGGATGGATTCGCTGTTTTTGCGCCGTTTCGAGTTCGAGGCGCGTGCGGTTGCCGGTCTGCGTCATCCGGGGCTGGTGGCGGTGTACGACCAGAGTGTCGATGACGGTATCGCGTTTTTGGTGATGGAGTTGGTCGAGGGCGGCAGTTTGCGCGAGTTGTTGCGTGAGCGTGGTCCGATGCCGCCGCATGCGGTGGTGGCGGTGGCCGATCCGGTGTTGGGCGCGTTGGGGACCGCGCATCGGGCGGGTCTGGTGCATCGGGATGTGAAGCCGGAGAATGTGCTGATCTCTGATGACGGTGAGGTGAAGGTCGCCGATTTCGGTTTGGTGCGGGCGGTGGCGGAGGCCGGTGTCACGTCGGCGAGTGTGATTTTGGGGACTGCGGCGTATTTGTCGCCGGAGCAGGTGGAGTCGACGACGGCGGATGCGCGCAGTGATGTGTATTCGACCGGGGTGTTGCTTTTCGAGATGCTGACCGGCCGTACGCCGTTCCGGGGTGATACGCCGCTATCGCTGGCCTATCAGCGGCTCAGTTATGACGTGCCCGCTCCTGGTGATGTGATCGCGGGGGTGCCGGAGGAGTTGGACGAGGTGGTGTTGCGGGCGACCGAGCGCAATCCTGCTCTGCGTTATCCGGATGGGTTCGCGATGCAGGAGGCGATTGTGCGGGCGGCTGACGAGTTGGGTTTGCCCGCGTTCACGGTTCCGGCGCCGCGCCGGTCGGCGGAGCGGATGATGGTCGCCCGCAATCGTGCGGTGCAGACGCAACCGCATGTTCCGTCGGGTCTGGCGGATCGTTCGGGTGGTGCCGGGGTGCGGAGGCCGGTGGGTCCGCCGGCGCCGGTTGCGCTGAGCATGCCGGCCGATCCGGTTGGTGCGCCGGGCGGGCCTGACGCCGATCGCCGGGGGTCGGCGGTTGTGTCAGGGGAGGGTCAGGACATGTCGGGGTCGGCCGTGTGGGAGCCGGACGTGTCCGGGTCGGCTGACGCCGATGTCGTCGCCGATGTCGAGTTGCCGACGTTCAAGGCGGCCGCGTCGACGTTGACGACGGTGATGTGGTTGTTGACCGTGGTGCTCGTGGCGCTGGCGGTCGGCGGTCTCGGCTGGTGGGTGGGCGGCGGCCTGTTCCACTGA
- a CDS encoding class II 3-deoxy-7-phosphoheptulonate synthase, whose translation MVNWTVDVPIDELPELPPLPGDLQARFDDALSRPALQQPSWPQDEARKMRTVLESAPPICMPAEVESLSAQLAEVAEGRAFLLQGGDCAETFAANTEPHIKANIRTLLQMAVALTYGASVPVVKVARIAGQYAKPRSANTDSLGLLSYRGDMVNAFEPDEQARVHDPSRLVRAYANAAAAMNLVRALTSSEADLYRVHDWNREFVRTSPAGARYEALAAEIDRGLRFMDACGVNDSSLKSAAIFASHEALVIDYERAMLRLADHPTGGDDKRLYDLSAHFLWIGERTRQLDGAHIAFAELIANPIGVKIGPTTTPDEAVQYVKKLDPHNTPGRLTLVARMGNGKVREVLPAIVAAVEATGHKVIWQCDPMHGNTHESSTGYKTRHFDRIVDEVQGFFEVHRALGSHPGGVHVELTGEDVTECLGGAQDISDLDLAGRYETACDPRLNTQQSLELAFLVAEMLRG comes from the coding sequence GTGGTGAACTGGACCGTAGACGTTCCGATTGACGAGCTTCCCGAACTGCCCCCGCTTCCTGGTGACCTGCAGGCACGGTTCGACGACGCGCTGAGCCGACCCGCCCTGCAGCAGCCGAGCTGGCCGCAGGACGAGGCACGTAAAATGCGCACGGTACTCGAGAGCGCGCCCCCGATCTGCATGCCCGCCGAGGTCGAATCGCTGTCCGCGCAGCTCGCCGAGGTCGCCGAAGGCCGGGCGTTCCTACTGCAGGGCGGTGACTGCGCCGAAACGTTCGCCGCAAACACCGAACCCCACATCAAGGCCAACATCCGGACTCTGCTGCAGATGGCGGTCGCGCTCACCTACGGTGCCAGCGTGCCCGTGGTCAAGGTGGCCCGCATCGCCGGCCAGTACGCCAAACCGCGCTCGGCCAACACCGACTCGCTCGGCCTGCTGTCCTACCGGGGCGACATGGTCAACGCCTTCGAACCCGACGAGCAGGCCCGCGTACACGACCCGTCCCGACTGGTGCGCGCCTACGCCAACGCGGCCGCCGCGATGAACCTGGTGCGCGCGCTCACCAGCTCCGAAGCCGACCTCTACCGCGTCCACGACTGGAACCGGGAGTTCGTCCGGACCTCGCCCGCCGGAGCACGCTACGAGGCGCTCGCCGCCGAGATCGACCGCGGCCTGCGGTTCATGGACGCCTGCGGGGTCAACGACTCCAGCCTCAAGAGCGCGGCGATCTTCGCCTCGCACGAAGCGCTGGTCATCGACTACGAACGGGCCATGCTGCGGCTGGCCGACCACCCCACCGGCGGCGATGACAAACGACTCTACGACCTGTCGGCGCACTTCCTGTGGATCGGCGAACGCACCCGCCAACTCGACGGCGCCCACATCGCCTTCGCCGAACTCATCGCCAACCCCATCGGCGTGAAGATCGGCCCCACCACGACCCCCGACGAGGCCGTCCAGTACGTCAAGAAGCTCGATCCGCACAACACGCCCGGCCGCCTCACCCTCGTCGCCCGGATGGGCAACGGCAAAGTGCGCGAAGTCCTGCCCGCCATCGTCGCCGCCGTCGAAGCCACCGGTCACAAGGTGATCTGGCAGTGCGACCCCATGCACGGCAACACCCACGAATCGTCCACCGGATACAAGACCCGGCACTTCGACCGCATCGTCGACGAGGTGCAGGGATTCTTCGAAGTCCACCGCGCCCTCGGCAGCCACCCCGGCGGAGTCCACGTCGAACTGACCGGTGAGGACGTCACCGAATGCCTCGGCGGTGCGCAGGACATCTCCGACCTCGACCTCGCCGGCCGCTACGAGACGGCCTGCGATCCGCGACTGAACACCCAGCAGTCGCTGGAGCTGGCATTCCTCGTCGCCGAGATGCTCCGCGGCTGA
- a CDS encoding polyadenylate-specific 3'-exoribonuclease AS — translation MKFFYDTEFIENGSTIDLVSVGVVSADGREFYAVSTEFNPDRAGDWVRANVLPKLPSPSSRAWRSRSAIRDDLLEFLTADGSDIELWAWIGAYDHVAICQLWGTMTALPRPMPRFTRELKQHWESSGKPPLPPAPDDAHDALSDARHNLRRWEAIEAAGFITR, via the coding sequence ATGAAGTTCTTCTACGACACCGAGTTCATCGAGAACGGTTCCACCATCGACCTGGTGTCGGTGGGCGTCGTCAGCGCCGACGGACGCGAGTTCTACGCGGTATCAACCGAGTTCAACCCGGATCGGGCCGGTGACTGGGTACGCGCCAATGTGCTGCCCAAGCTGCCCTCACCGTCCTCGCGGGCCTGGCGATCGCGCAGCGCCATTCGTGATGACCTGCTCGAGTTCCTCACCGCCGACGGATCCGACATCGAACTCTGGGCCTGGATCGGCGCCTACGACCACGTGGCCATCTGCCAGCTGTGGGGCACCATGACCGCGCTGCCGCGGCCCATGCCGAGATTCACCCGCGAACTCAAACAGCACTGGGAATCATCGGGCAAACCGCCGCTGCCCCCGGCACCCGACGACGCGCACGACGCCCTCAGCGACGCCCGCCACAATCTGCGCCGCTGGGAGGCGATCGAGGCGGCCGGATTCATCACCCGCTGA
- a CDS encoding lysophospholipid acyltransferase family protein has product MWYYLFKYVLLGPILRVIGRPRIEGLENIPDTGAAILASNHLAVMDSFFLPLMVRRRIYFLAKSEYFTGTGLKGGFQRWFFTAVGQIPIDRSGAQAAAGALTAARSQLDKGELMGMYPEGTRSPDGRLYKGKTGLARIALDAGVPVIPVAMINTHKLNPPGSVLPRPAKIVVKVGKPLDFSRYDGLQGNRFIERAITDEIMYSLMELSGQQYVDVYAASLKNKPAQSDSPSDGGSTPAAA; this is encoded by the coding sequence ATGTGGTACTACCTCTTCAAATACGTTTTGCTGGGCCCGATTCTGCGAGTCATCGGGAGGCCGCGCATCGAGGGCCTGGAGAACATTCCCGACACCGGGGCGGCCATCCTGGCCAGCAATCACCTCGCGGTGATGGACAGTTTCTTTCTGCCGCTGATGGTTCGGCGGCGCATCTACTTCCTCGCCAAGAGCGAGTACTTCACCGGAACAGGGCTCAAGGGCGGCTTTCAGCGGTGGTTCTTCACCGCGGTGGGACAGATCCCGATCGACAGGTCCGGCGCGCAGGCCGCGGCGGGTGCGCTGACGGCCGCGCGATCTCAGCTCGACAAGGGTGAACTGATGGGGATGTACCCCGAGGGCACCCGGTCGCCCGACGGCCGTCTCTACAAGGGCAAGACGGGCCTGGCCCGGATCGCGCTCGACGCCGGTGTGCCGGTGATCCCGGTCGCGATGATCAATACCCACAAACTGAACCCGCCTGGTTCCGTGCTGCCCAGGCCCGCCAAGATCGTGGTGAAAGTGGGTAAGCCGCTCGACTTCTCGCGGTACGACGGATTGCAGGGCAACCGGTTCATCGAGCGGGCCATCACCGACGAGATCATGTACAGTCTGATGGAGCTGTCCGGGCAGCAGTACGTCGATGTGTATGCGGCGTCGCTGAAAAACAAGCCGGCACAGTCGGATTCGCCGTCCGATGGCGGCAGCACCCCGGCCGCCGCGTGA
- a CDS encoding ROK family protein, which translates to MGTLTIGIDIGGTSVRASVVDDRGAMLDTLRAATPRTAAALEHCLDRLVGELVSRWAVKAVGLAIAGFLTRDRQIVRFAPHLPWREASVAADMSARIGLPVFTEHDANAAAVAEFRYGAAARGHNSLVLAIGTGIGAGLILDGEIYRGSFGVAPELGHLTIVPGGRRCSCGKAGCWERYCSGTALVDTVIELLADGDWGRSALAADVAADPGSLTGRRVARAAADGDAVAVAAYSQLALSLGQGLAMIADIFDPDLIVLAGGVGASSGLFLDEAREHYARLVTGSGYRQLARIRGTQLGEAAGVIGAAEVARQGIGATDPRFVTVAAPTPIRALGEPGRR; encoded by the coding sequence ATGGGGACTTTGACGATCGGCATCGATATCGGCGGCACCAGTGTCCGGGCCTCCGTCGTCGACGACCGCGGTGCGATGCTCGACACGCTGCGCGCAGCCACCCCGCGGACCGCCGCCGCGCTCGAACACTGCCTGGATCGGCTTGTCGGCGAACTGGTGTCGCGGTGGGCGGTCAAGGCGGTGGGATTGGCGATCGCGGGCTTTCTGACAAGGGACCGGCAGATCGTCCGGTTCGCACCGCACCTGCCCTGGCGTGAGGCGTCGGTGGCGGCGGACATGTCGGCGCGGATCGGTCTGCCGGTGTTCACCGAACACGACGCCAACGCCGCGGCCGTCGCCGAATTCCGGTACGGCGCAGCCGCGCGCGGACACAATTCGCTGGTGCTGGCCATCGGAACCGGCATCGGTGCCGGACTCATCCTCGACGGCGAGATCTATCGCGGCAGTTTCGGCGTCGCCCCCGAACTCGGACATCTGACGATCGTGCCGGGCGGCCGCCGGTGCTCGTGCGGCAAGGCCGGCTGCTGGGAACGCTATTGCAGCGGAACGGCACTGGTCGACACTGTCATCGAATTGCTGGCCGACGGCGACTGGGGACGCAGCGCGCTGGCCGCCGACGTCGCCGCCGACCCGGGATCACTCACCGGCCGCCGGGTCGCCCGCGCCGCCGCCGACGGAGACGCCGTCGCCGTCGCCGCCTACTCGCAGCTCGCGCTGTCGCTGGGGCAGGGGCTGGCCATGATCGCCGACATCTTCGACCCGGACCTGATCGTGCTGGCCGGTGGTGTGGGTGCCTCCTCGGGGCTGTTCCTCGATGAGGCCCGCGAACACTACGCCAGGCTGGTCACCGGCTCCGGCTACCGGCAGCTGGCCCGGATCAGGGGCACCCAGCTGGGTGAGGCCGCGGGTGTGATCGGCGCGGCGGAAGTGGCGCGGCAGGGGATCGGGGCCACCGACCCGCGGTTTGTCACTGTTGCCGCGCCCACCCCCATCCGTGCGCTCGGGGAGCCGGGCCGTCGGTGA
- a CDS encoding ArsA family ATPase, producing the protein MEEEGRRLIDLTPIHIILGPGGAGVSSVAAAAALRVARSHRSSRSPVVRPATGDNDTLLITVDRLSKTAGRLGVFRRDGEAVQVSEGLYLLSLDRLSLLEETWAQFSSILAEATARSSVRLPGMGAVTGVASGELIHFPGIEDFLLLRRVRDEATRGRWRRIVLDCSGGGDAMALLRAPTVLHQMINRLWPRHLRIAAAAERPVLAQVSAAVDTIDTDCLDVAELIRDPAIAAVTLVVTADDRGAGLLESVLATIDLMGVALRSVVLNHAGPPPGDLHTLPDDPHTLPDDDETAGDATAGDAATAAPDRVLRQMRSVLAPDEADGVRVHEVGTRPHALDKPARLRKLDIGLDEPSGHGHGSSLVRVRTLSGSGVDSRFEMAWRQRLPDPDSFGLGRAGDDLLVTVDGFRHPVRLPSVLRRCEAIDAHWDGERLRVVFAPDPAVWPVR; encoded by the coding sequence ATTGAAGAAGAGGGTCGAAGGCTGATCGATCTGACGCCCATCCACATCATCCTGGGGCCCGGGGGTGCGGGAGTGTCGTCGGTCGCCGCCGCCGCCGCCCTGCGGGTGGCCCGATCCCACCGTTCCTCCCGATCACCGGTCGTACGGCCCGCCACCGGCGACAACGACACCCTGCTGATCACCGTCGACCGCCTGTCGAAGACCGCTGGCAGGCTCGGGGTGTTCCGGCGTGACGGAGAGGCCGTCCAGGTCTCCGAAGGGCTGTATCTGCTGTCCTTGGACCGGCTCTCGCTGCTGGAGGAGACCTGGGCACAGTTCAGCTCGATCCTGGCCGAGGCGACGGCCCGGTCATCGGTCCGGCTTCCGGGCATGGGTGCGGTCACCGGGGTCGCCTCGGGCGAGTTGATCCACTTTCCCGGGATCGAGGACTTTCTGCTGCTGCGACGTGTGCGCGACGAGGCGACGCGCGGGCGCTGGCGCCGGATCGTGCTGGACTGCTCCGGTGGCGGCGACGCGATGGCACTGCTGCGGGCGCCCACGGTGCTGCATCAGATGATCAACCGCCTCTGGCCGAGGCATCTGCGGATCGCCGCGGCCGCCGAACGTCCGGTGCTGGCGCAGGTGTCGGCCGCGGTCGACACGATCGACACCGACTGTCTGGACGTGGCCGAACTGATCCGCGACCCGGCGATCGCGGCGGTGACGCTGGTGGTGACCGCCGACGATCGCGGTGCCGGACTGCTGGAGTCCGTCCTCGCCACGATCGACCTGATGGGTGTGGCCCTGCGGTCGGTGGTGCTCAACCACGCCGGACCCCCGCCGGGCGATCTCCACACGCTCCCGGACGACCCCCACACGCTCCCGGACGACGACGAGACGGCCGGGGACGCGACGGCCGGGGACGCGGCAACGGCAGCACCCGATCGGGTGCTGCGACAGATGCGGTCCGTGCTCGCACCCGACGAGGCCGACGGCGTGCGGGTCCACGAAGTGGGCACCCGGCCGCACGCGCTGGACAAGCCGGCCCGGCTGCGCAAACTGGACATCGGCCTCGACGAGCCGTCCGGGCACGGCCACGGATCGTCGTTGGTGCGGGTGCGCACACTGTCGGGCAGCGGAGTGGACTCCCGGTTCGAGATGGCCTGGCGCCAGCGGCTGCCCGACCCGGATTCGTTCGGGCTCGGCCGTGCCGGGGATGACCTGCTGGTGACCGTCGACGGATTCCGGCATCCGGTGCGGCTGCCGTCGGTGCTGCGCCGTTGCGAAGCCATCGACGCGCACTGGGACGGCGAGCGGCTGCGGGTGGTGTTCGCGCCGGATCCGGCCGTGTGGCCGGTCAGGTAG
- a CDS encoding SRPBCC family protein: MADRTQRSVVIGADPGQIMAVIADFPRYPEWVSAARAVEVLERLPDGRATQVRFELDAGVLQDSYVLAYEWGSGGTEVSWRLVSSDLQRDQRGRYVLSQQVPGSTKVTYELMVDLLVPMIGQLKRRAEKAITDIALNELKKRVEG; this comes from the coding sequence ATGGCCGACAGGACACAACGATCCGTCGTCATCGGTGCCGATCCCGGGCAGATCATGGCGGTGATCGCCGATTTCCCGCGCTATCCCGAATGGGTGTCGGCGGCGCGCGCGGTCGAGGTGCTTGAGCGCCTGCCCGACGGGCGTGCCACGCAGGTGCGTTTCGAGCTCGACGCCGGCGTCCTGCAGGACAGCTACGTCCTGGCCTACGAGTGGGGCTCCGGCGGCACCGAGGTGTCCTGGCGGCTGGTGAGCAGCGACCTGCAACGCGATCAACGCGGGCGCTACGTGCTCAGTCAGCAGGTCCCCGGTTCCACCAAGGTGACCTACGAGCTGATGGTCGACCTGCTGGTGCCGATGATCGGTCAGCTCAAACGCAGGGCCGAGAAGGCGATCACCGACATCGCGCTCAACGAATTGAAGAAGAGGGTCGAAGGCTGA
- a CDS encoding AMP-dependent synthetase/ligase, whose translation MDAYRQRRDERPTLTTEYSVPADFTIADDANCTDIIFDIAARSPGQAVFLDKRDTQWLPVSAADVVTQVTALAKGFIASGVQPGDRVAILCRTRLEWMLIDVAVWAAGAVPVPIYDSSSTTQIEWILTDSGATTIVLEDAGHRAEFDAAPSAAGVRAFQIDAGDGLGAIAELTELGARIGDDEVAARRASLRSSDPGVLIYTSGTTGRPKGCVLTHANLLSECRAALSTGIGQKLEPGKRLLMFLPLAHVLAHAITLVAIDGGASVGFTSDIKNLVPEFGNFRPSAILSVPRVFEKVFNTARQGAHDSGKGKIFDAAADTAIAYSQAQQDGGAGIVLKGKHLLFDKLVYGKLRTALGGQCEMAISGGAPLGARLGHFFSGVGIPVYEGYGLTETTAAFSVNTPGAVKIGTVGRPLPGNSARIAEDGEIMLHGGVVFGGYWNNPTATDAAIETRASGAATGDATASAPTGNETERWFHTGDIGTIDDEGFLKITGRKKELIVTAGGKNVSPSGLEDVIRASALVSQALVVGEAKPFVGALITIDAEAFPSWKERAGKPADATVADLADDPDLHAEIQSAVDEANLTVSHAEAIKKFRILSTDFSEESGEMTPTLKVKRNVVTEKFSADIEAIYQK comes from the coding sequence ATGGACGCCTACCGACAGCGCCGCGACGAAAGGCCGACCTTGACCACCGAATACAGCGTTCCCGCCGATTTCACGATCGCAGACGACGCGAACTGCACCGACATCATCTTCGACATCGCTGCTCGTTCCCCCGGCCAGGCGGTATTCCTCGACAAGCGCGACACTCAGTGGCTACCGGTCTCGGCGGCCGATGTCGTGACACAGGTCACCGCGCTGGCCAAAGGGTTCATCGCCTCGGGTGTCCAGCCCGGCGACCGGGTGGCGATCCTGTGTCGCACCCGCCTGGAATGGATGCTCATCGACGTCGCCGTCTGGGCCGCCGGTGCGGTGCCCGTACCGATCTACGACTCGTCCTCGACCACCCAGATCGAATGGATCCTCACCGACTCCGGTGCCACCACCATCGTGCTGGAGGATGCCGGTCACCGGGCCGAGTTCGACGCCGCCCCCTCGGCCGCGGGCGTGCGGGCATTCCAGATCGACGCCGGCGACGGCCTCGGCGCGATCGCCGAACTCACCGAGCTCGGTGCCCGCATCGGCGACGACGAGGTCGCGGCCCGCCGGGCATCGCTGCGCTCGAGCGATCCGGGCGTGCTCATCTACACCTCCGGCACCACCGGCCGCCCCAAGGGATGTGTGCTCACGCACGCCAATCTGCTCTCCGAGTGCCGGGCCGCGCTGTCCACCGGTATCGGACAGAAGCTCGAACCGGGCAAGCGGCTGCTGATGTTCCTGCCGCTCGCCCACGTCCTGGCGCACGCCATCACCCTCGTGGCGATCGACGGCGGCGCCTCGGTCGGCTTCACCTCCGACATCAAGAACTTGGTCCCCGAGTTCGGCAACTTCCGTCCGTCCGCGATCCTGTCGGTGCCGCGCGTGTTCGAGAAGGTGTTCAACACCGCCCGCCAGGGTGCCCACGACAGCGGTAAGGGCAAGATCTTCGACGCCGCCGCCGACACGGCGATCGCCTACTCGCAGGCGCAGCAGGACGGTGGCGCGGGGATCGTGCTCAAGGGCAAGCATCTGCTCTTCGACAAGCTCGTCTACGGCAAGCTCCGCACCGCGCTCGGCGGACAGTGCGAGATGGCCATCTCCGGCGGGGCGCCGCTCGGGGCCCGCCTCGGTCACTTCTTCAGCGGCGTCGGGATCCCGGTGTACGAGGGCTACGGCCTGACCGAGACCACCGCCGCGTTCAGCGTCAACACCCCCGGCGCGGTCAAGATCGGCACCGTCGGGCGGCCGCTGCCCGGCAACAGTGCCCGCATCGCCGAGGACGGCGAGATCATGCTGCACGGCGGCGTCGTGTTCGGCGGCTACTGGAACAACCCCACCGCCACCGACGCCGCAATCGAGACCCGGGCGAGCGGCGCAGCGACGGGAGATGCGACCGCGAGCGCGCCGACGGGGAATGAGACCGAACGCTGGTTCCACACCGGCGACATCGGCACCATCGACGACGAGGGCTTCCTCAAGATCACCGGCCGTAAGAAGGAACTGATCGTCACCGCCGGCGGCAAGAATGTCTCCCCGTCCGGCCTGGAGGACGTGATCCGCGCCTCGGCACTGGTGTCGCAGGCCCTCGTGGTGGGTGAGGCCAAGCCGTTCGTCGGCGCGCTGATCACCATCGACGCCGAGGCGTTCCCGTCGTGGAAGGAACGCGCCGGCAAACCCGCCGACGCCACCGTGGCCGATCTCGCCGACGATCCGGACCTGCACGCCGAGATCCAGAGCGCGGTCGACGAGGCCAACCTGACGGTCTCGCACGCCGAGGCGATCAAGAAGTTCCGCATCCTCTCGACCGACTTCAGCGAGGAGTCCGGCGAGATGACCCCCACACTGAAGGTCAAGCGCAACGTGGTCACCGAGAAGTTCAGCGCCGACATCGAGGCGATCTACCAGAAGTAG